A DNA window from Streptomyces parvus contains the following coding sequences:
- a CDS encoding ATP-binding protein: MTDQAVDTSGPAKAPGAEEQSGAAPPRFFGRERELRDLRADIERAGLDTLAGRKTPRARVLLIAGRPGSGRSALAEELAGALTGTDAAGAAAAATGTLPWAVAGTGSGDYPDGVLRVGLTDPHGERVPTERTAGEILGLLGIAVPPGADQDELSELVREALAGRRLVLVLDDAADAEQVDPLLPENPDCLVLATATGPLTGIPDVRPCTLGGLEKGAAVRLLARAIGQVRITVDPRTAERLAEECGGQPAALALMGGLLAAHPMTSVADVAGQLHELPDPDGQQPVGARPLARALRLVHDSLPQAAARILRLLALAPAGLADAHTASALAGCSVSAARTTLDDFVKLGLLRTDGAAHPQYAVPGCLAPMLRAFLEDRDRPAEIQLARARMLERTVRRLQACRAITEPEGSTARGKLAGLPRSLRFPNAEEAGAWLRVRQPALLASARLAVADGELDTLARRLVAALVRALAAHRGTEEAAPELYGLHGLVLDVALRRELPREQAAALLNLADLDARTGRTREALTRYRAALDAGKAAKDLYATGRAMESVGGAYEELGDYHRAADWYGRALSQRLTQGERADEARLYGRLGAVHTYAGRYGEALRNWRAAASGHRRLGDLAAQARSASEAARVQEYAGRPHDSLQTCREAVELARRAGDVRLQAALQLRLADTLDRLGDPAAARLHRGAADRLLGEEGSAYEIRSASTEN, from the coding sequence GTGACCGATCAGGCGGTGGACACCAGCGGCCCGGCGAAGGCCCCGGGGGCCGAGGAGCAGTCCGGCGCCGCCCCACCCCGATTCTTCGGCCGCGAACGGGAGTTGAGGGATCTGCGGGCGGACATCGAGCGCGCGGGACTGGACACCCTGGCCGGCCGCAAGACCCCCCGCGCCCGGGTCCTGCTCATCGCGGGCCGCCCCGGCTCCGGCCGCAGCGCACTCGCCGAGGAGCTGGCCGGCGCGCTCACCGGAACCGACGCCGCCGGGGCCGCCGCGGCCGCCACGGGCACCCTGCCCTGGGCCGTCGCGGGCACGGGCTCCGGCGACTATCCCGACGGGGTGCTCCGGGTCGGCCTCACCGACCCCCACGGCGAGCGGGTCCCCACCGAACGCACCGCCGGCGAGATCCTCGGCCTCCTCGGGATCGCGGTCCCGCCCGGCGCCGACCAGGACGAGCTGTCCGAGCTGGTCCGCGAGGCCCTGGCCGGGCGCCGCCTCGTCCTGGTCCTCGACGACGCGGCCGACGCCGAACAGGTCGACCCGCTGCTCCCGGAGAACCCCGACTGCCTGGTCCTCGCCACCGCGACCGGGCCGCTGACCGGCATCCCGGACGTACGGCCCTGCACCCTCGGGGGGCTGGAGAAGGGCGCGGCTGTGCGGCTGCTCGCCCGCGCCATCGGCCAGGTCCGCATCACCGTCGACCCCCGCACCGCGGAGCGGCTGGCCGAGGAGTGCGGGGGACAGCCCGCGGCGCTCGCCCTGATGGGCGGCCTGCTCGCCGCCCATCCCATGACCTCGGTCGCCGATGTCGCGGGGCAGCTGCACGAGCTGCCCGACCCCGATGGGCAGCAGCCCGTCGGGGCCCGCCCGCTGGCCCGCGCCCTCCGTCTCGTCCACGACTCCCTGCCGCAGGCCGCCGCCCGGATACTGCGTCTGCTGGCCCTCGCCCCCGCCGGACTCGCCGACGCCCACACCGCCTCCGCGCTGGCCGGCTGCTCGGTCTCCGCCGCCCGCACCACCCTCGACGACTTCGTGAAGCTCGGGCTGCTGCGGACGGACGGCGCGGCCCACCCCCAGTACGCGGTGCCCGGCTGCCTCGCCCCGATGCTGCGGGCGTTCCTGGAGGACCGGGACCGCCCGGCCGAGATCCAGCTCGCCCGCGCCCGGATGCTGGAGCGGACGGTGCGCCGGCTCCAGGCCTGCCGCGCGATCACCGAGCCGGAGGGGTCCACCGCCCGCGGCAAGCTCGCCGGACTGCCCCGCTCGCTGCGCTTCCCGAACGCCGAGGAGGCCGGCGCCTGGCTGCGGGTCCGCCAGCCCGCCCTGCTCGCCTCCGCCCGGCTCGCCGTGGCCGACGGCGAGCTGGACACCCTGGCCCGGCGCCTGGTGGCGGCCCTGGTGCGGGCGCTGGCCGCGCACCGGGGGACGGAGGAGGCCGCCCCCGAGCTGTACGGGCTGCACGGTCTCGTCCTGGACGTGGCGCTCCGCCGCGAGCTGCCCCGCGAACAGGCGGCCGCCCTGCTCAACCTCGCCGACCTGGACGCCCGCACCGGCCGCACCCGGGAGGCGCTGACCCGCTACCGGGCCGCGCTGGACGCCGGAAAGGCCGCGAAGGACCTGTACGCCACCGGCCGCGCCATGGAATCCGTAGGCGGCGCGTACGAGGAACTGGGGGACTACCACCGGGCCGCCGACTGGTACGGCCGGGCCCTCTCCCAGCGCCTCACCCAGGGGGAGCGGGCCGACGAGGCCCGGCTCTACGGCCGGCTCGGAGCGGTCCACACGTACGCCGGGCGCTACGGCGAGGCCCTGCGGAACTGGCGCGCCGCCGCCTCCGGCCACCGCAGGCTCGGCGACCTGGCGGCCCAGGCGCGCTCGGCCAGTGAAGCGGCCAGGGTCCAGGAGTACGCGGGCCGGCCGCACGACTCGCTCCAGACCTGCCGGGAGGCCGTCGAGCTGGCCCGGCGCGCCGGTGACGTGCGGCTTCAGGCCGCGCTCCAGCTGCGACTGGCGGACACGCTGGACCGGCTCGGGGATCCCGCGGCGGCCCGGTTGCACCGGGGCGCTGCCGATAGATTGCTGGGCGAGGAGGGCTCAGCCTACGAAATCCGTAGTGCTTCGACAGAAAATTAA
- a CDS encoding NUDIX hydrolase, translating to MGIQDTPEEWQVTATVTPFTGSKTSVRTDQVVMPDGSVHGRDYQVHPGSVAVLAIDDEDRVIVLRQYRHPVRHRLWEIPAGLLDIPGENPLHAAQRELYEEAHVKAEDWRVLTDVYTTPGGCDEAVRIFLARDLSEADGERYAVAEEEADMEQARVPLDELVRSVIAGDLHNNCLVVGVLALTAARAGDGVDSLRPAEAPWPARPFEA from the coding sequence ATGGGTATCCAGGACACGCCCGAGGAGTGGCAGGTCACCGCGACGGTGACCCCCTTCACCGGCAGCAAGACCAGCGTCCGCACCGACCAGGTGGTGATGCCCGACGGTTCCGTCCACGGCCGTGACTACCAGGTCCACCCGGGCTCCGTCGCCGTCCTCGCGATCGACGACGAGGACCGGGTCATCGTGCTGCGCCAGTACCGCCACCCGGTACGCCACCGGCTCTGGGAGATCCCGGCCGGACTGCTCGACATCCCCGGCGAGAACCCCCTGCACGCCGCCCAGCGCGAGCTGTACGAGGAGGCGCACGTCAAGGCCGAGGACTGGCGGGTGCTGACCGACGTCTACACCACGCCCGGCGGCTGCGACGAGGCCGTACGCATCTTCCTGGCCCGGGACCTTTCCGAGGCGGACGGCGAGCGGTACGCGGTCGCGGAGGAAGAGGCCGACATGGAGCAGGCCCGGGTGCCGCTGGACGAGCTGGTCCGCTCGGTCATCGCGGGAGACCTGCACAACAACTGCCTGGTCGTCGGGGTGCTCGCGCTCACCGCCGCACGCGCGGGCGACGGCGTCGACTCGCTGCGCCCCGCCGAAGCGCCGTGGCCGGCCCGGCCCTTCGAGGCCTGA
- a CDS encoding CTP synthase: protein MQPTSTTTKHIFVTGGVASSLGKGLTASSLGALLKARGLRVTMQKLDPYLNVDPGTMNPFQHGEVFVTNDGAETDLDIGHYERFLDVDLDGSANVTTGQVYSQVIAKERRGEYLGDTVQVIPHITNEIKHRIRRMATDDVDVVITEVGGTVGDIESLPFLETVRQVRHEVGRDNVFVVHISLLPYIGPSGELKTKPTQHSVAALRNIGIQPDAIVLRADREVPTAIKRKISLMCDVDEAAVVAAIDAKSIYDIPKVLHTEGLDAYVVRKLDLPFRDVDWTTWDDLLDRVHNPDHEVTVALVGKYIDLPDAYLSVTEAIRAGGFANKARVKVKWVTSDDCRTAAGAAEHLGDVDAICIPGGFGERGVDGKVGAIRYARENKVPLLGLCLGLQCIVIEAARNLAGIPDANSTEFDAATSHPVISTMEEQLAYVEGAGDLGGTMRLGLYPAKLAEGSVVREAYAGEPYVEERHRHRYEVNNGYRAELEKKAGLVFSGTSPDNKLVEYVEYPREVHPYLVATQAHPELRSRPTRPHPLFAGLVKAAVARQVAAEGADA from the coding sequence ATGCAGCCCACATCCACGACGACCAAGCACATCTTCGTCACCGGGGGTGTCGCCTCCTCCCTCGGCAAGGGTCTGACTGCCTCCAGCCTGGGTGCCCTGCTCAAGGCACGGGGCCTGCGGGTCACCATGCAGAAGCTCGACCCCTACCTCAACGTCGACCCCGGCACGATGAACCCGTTCCAGCACGGTGAGGTCTTCGTCACCAACGACGGCGCCGAGACCGACCTGGACATCGGCCACTACGAGCGCTTCCTCGACGTCGACCTCGACGGCTCCGCCAACGTGACGACCGGCCAGGTCTACTCCCAGGTCATCGCCAAGGAGCGGCGCGGCGAGTACCTGGGCGACACCGTCCAGGTCATCCCGCACATCACCAACGAGATCAAGCACCGCATCCGCCGCATGGCCACCGACGACGTGGACGTCGTCATCACCGAGGTCGGCGGCACGGTCGGCGACATCGAGTCGCTGCCGTTCCTGGAGACCGTCCGCCAGGTCCGCCACGAGGTCGGCCGGGACAACGTCTTCGTCGTGCACATCTCGCTGCTGCCCTACATCGGCCCCTCCGGCGAGCTGAAGACCAAGCCCACCCAGCACTCCGTGGCGGCCCTGCGCAACATCGGAATCCAGCCCGACGCCATCGTGCTGCGCGCCGACCGCGAGGTGCCCACCGCCATCAAGCGCAAGATCTCGCTGATGTGCGACGTCGACGAGGCCGCCGTGGTCGCCGCCATCGACGCCAAGTCGATCTACGACATCCCCAAGGTGCTGCACACCGAGGGCCTGGACGCCTACGTCGTGCGCAAGCTCGACCTGCCGTTCCGCGACGTCGACTGGACCACCTGGGACGACCTGCTGGACCGGGTCCACAACCCCGACCACGAGGTCACCGTCGCCCTGGTCGGCAAGTACATCGACCTGCCCGACGCCTATCTCTCGGTCACCGAGGCGATCCGCGCCGGCGGCTTCGCCAACAAGGCCCGGGTCAAGGTCAAGTGGGTCACCTCCGACGACTGCCGCACCGCCGCCGGAGCGGCCGAGCACCTCGGCGACGTCGACGCGATCTGCATCCCGGGCGGCTTCGGCGAGCGCGGGGTCGACGGCAAGGTCGGCGCCATCCGCTACGCCCGCGAGAACAAGGTCCCGCTGCTCGGCCTCTGCCTCGGCCTTCAGTGCATCGTGATCGAGGCGGCGCGCAACCTCGCCGGGATCCCCGACGCCAACTCCACCGAGTTCGACGCGGCCACCTCCCACCCCGTCATCTCGACGATGGAGGAGCAGCTCGCCTATGTCGAGGGCGCGGGCGACCTCGGCGGCACCATGCGGCTCGGCCTCTACCCGGCCAAGCTCGCCGAGGGCTCCGTCGTGCGCGAGGCGTACGCGGGCGAGCCGTACGTCGAGGAGCGCCACCGCCACCGCTACGAGGTCAACAACGGCTACCGCGCCGAGCTGGAGAAGAAGGCCGGACTGGTCTTCTCCGGCACCTCCCCGGACAACAAGCTCGTCGAGTACGTCGAGTACCCGCGCGAGGTGCACCCCTACCTGGTCGCCACTCAGGCGCACCCGGAGCTGCGCTCGCGCCCGACCCGCCCGCACCCGCTCTTCGCGGGTCTGGTGAAGGCCGCCGTCGCGCGCCAGGTCGCCGCGGAGGGCGCGGACGCGTAG
- a CDS encoding glycoside hydrolase family 15 protein, with amino-acid sequence MAVRLETHVAGRIEDYALIGDMQTAALVCRDGTADWLCLPRFDSHAVFAGLLGTEEHGFWRLGPARAEGTEPASADRRRYRGDSLILESEWDTPRGTVRVTDFMPPRDGAPQLIRIVEGVSGRVPMRSELRMRFSYGRVTPWVHKVDNRTVAVAGPDSVWLDTETETYGQNLTTYSDFTVGPGDRVAFTISWQPSHHEPPALPEPENSLEATETFWREWVEQCTYHGPYREAVVRSLITLKALTYAPTGGIVAAPTTSLPEEIGGVRNWDYRYTWLRDAAITLSSLLRTGYREEARAWREWLLRAVAGDPENLQIMYGIAGERELGEAELDWLPGYENSTPVRVGNGAANQLQLDVYGEVTEALHLAHMTGLTRNDYAMGLQLKLIEYLEKHWEEPDEGIWEVRGPRRHFVHSKVMAWVAVDRTIKLVESGDVEGPLERWYELRDDIHRDVCERGYDKERNTFTQSYGSKELDASLLLIPQMGFLPPDDKRVIGTIEAIQRELSTEDGFILRYPTEGEDAGVDGLEGDEGAFLACSFWMADDLAMIGRVDEARQLFEKLLSLRNDLGLLAEEWDSNLQRQVGNFPQAFSHVPLIDTALRLTASGAYVG; translated from the coding sequence ATGGCCGTTCGACTGGAGACGCACGTGGCCGGGCGCATCGAGGATTACGCACTCATCGGAGACATGCAGACCGCCGCCCTGGTCTGCCGGGACGGCACAGCGGACTGGCTGTGCCTTCCCCGCTTCGACTCGCACGCCGTCTTCGCGGGGCTGCTGGGCACCGAGGAGCACGGCTTCTGGCGCCTGGGCCCCGCGAGAGCGGAGGGAACGGAACCAGCCTCCGCCGACCGGCGGCGCTACCGCGGTGACTCCCTCATCCTGGAATCGGAGTGGGACACGCCGCGCGGCACCGTACGGGTGACCGATTTCATGCCCCCGCGTGACGGCGCGCCCCAGCTCATCCGGATCGTGGAGGGTGTCAGCGGCCGGGTGCCGATGCGCTCGGAGCTGCGGATGCGGTTCAGCTACGGCCGGGTGACACCGTGGGTGCACAAGGTCGACAACCGTACGGTCGCGGTCGCCGGGCCGGACTCGGTCTGGCTGGACACCGAAACGGAAACATATGGCCAGAATCTGACCACGTACTCCGACTTCACGGTGGGCCCCGGCGACCGGGTGGCGTTCACGATCAGCTGGCAGCCCTCGCACCACGAGCCGCCCGCCCTCCCCGAGCCGGAGAACTCGCTGGAGGCGACGGAGACCTTCTGGCGCGAATGGGTCGAGCAGTGCACGTACCACGGGCCCTACCGGGAGGCGGTCGTCCGCTCCCTGATCACGCTCAAGGCCCTCACGTACGCCCCGACCGGCGGCATCGTCGCCGCGCCGACCACGTCGCTCCCCGAGGAGATCGGAGGCGTACGGAACTGGGACTACCGCTACACCTGGCTGCGGGACGCCGCGATCACCCTCTCCTCACTGCTGCGCACCGGCTACCGGGAGGAGGCCCGCGCCTGGCGCGAGTGGCTGCTGCGGGCGGTGGCGGGCGACCCGGAGAACCTCCAGATCATGTACGGCATCGCCGGCGAGCGCGAGCTCGGCGAGGCGGAGCTGGACTGGCTGCCCGGTTACGAGAACTCCACCCCGGTCCGCGTCGGCAACGGCGCCGCCAACCAGCTCCAGCTGGACGTCTACGGCGAGGTCACCGAGGCACTGCACCTGGCGCACATGACGGGTCTGACCCGCAACGACTACGCCATGGGTCTCCAGCTCAAGCTGATCGAGTATCTGGAGAAGCACTGGGAGGAGCCCGACGAGGGCATCTGGGAGGTGCGCGGGCCGCGCCGCCACTTCGTGCACTCCAAGGTGATGGCGTGGGTCGCGGTCGACCGGACGATCAAGCTGGTCGAGTCCGGTGACGTCGAGGGCCCGCTGGAGCGGTGGTACGAGCTCCGCGACGACATCCACCGGGACGTCTGCGAGCGCGGCTACGACAAGGAGCGCAACACCTTCACCCAGTCCTACGGGTCGAAGGAGCTGGACGCCTCCCTGCTGCTCATCCCGCAGATGGGCTTCCTGCCGCCGGACGACAAGCGGGTCATCGGCACGATCGAGGCGATCCAGCGGGAGCTGTCCACGGAGGACGGTTTCATCCTGCGCTATCCCACCGAGGGCGAGGACGCGGGCGTCGACGGTCTGGAGGGCGACGAGGGCGCGTTCCTGGCCTGCTCGTTCTGGATGGCGGACGACCTCGCGATGATCGGCCGGGTCGACGAGGCACGCCAGCTGTTCGAGAAGCTGCTGTCGCTCCGCAACGACCTGGGCCTGCTGGCCGAGGAGTGGGACTCGAACCTCCAGCGCCAGGTGGGGAACTTCCCGCAGGCGTTCAGCCACGTCCCGCTGATCGACACGGCCCTGCGGCTGACGGCGAGCGGGGCGTACGTGGGCTGA
- a CDS encoding aminotransferase class IV family protein, giving the protein MNENSPHTAHRDGRPATTGDLAPLAFSGHAHFTALQIRDGRARGLDLHLERLRLASVELFGRALPEDVVRTHLRTALHDGPADMSLTATVSSTAGEFSAADGELTLLVRTGPPSSGPDGPLALAAVAHERFLPHVKHVGEVAKTHLLRQAVAGGFDDAAFLDREGRFSEATIWNLVFWDGDAVVWPEARILTGTTLGIVRRQLDALGIGQRVAPVTPADLPALAGAAVMNSWTPGIPVHRIGPTGLPAAPRFLETLHRAYEAEPLTAL; this is encoded by the coding sequence ATGAACGAGAATTCCCCGCACACCGCGCACCGGGACGGGCGCCCGGCGACCACCGGCGACCTGGCGCCGCTCGCCTTCTCGGGCCACGCCCACTTCACCGCCCTGCAGATCCGCGACGGGCGGGCCCGGGGCCTGGACCTCCACCTGGAGCGGCTGCGGCTCGCGTCGGTGGAGCTGTTCGGCCGGGCCCTGCCCGAGGACGTGGTCCGCACCCATCTGCGTACGGCCCTTCACGACGGACCGGCCGACATGTCGCTGACGGCCACGGTCTCCTCCACGGCCGGCGAGTTCTCCGCGGCCGACGGGGAGCTGACGCTGCTGGTGCGGACCGGGCCGCCGTCGTCCGGACCCGACGGCCCGCTCGCCCTGGCGGCCGTGGCGCACGAACGGTTCCTGCCGCACGTCAAACACGTCGGCGAGGTGGCCAAGACGCATCTGCTCCGGCAGGCCGTCGCCGGCGGCTTCGACGACGCCGCCTTCCTGGACCGCGAGGGCCGCTTCAGCGAGGCGACCATCTGGAACCTGGTGTTCTGGGACGGCGACGCGGTGGTGTGGCCCGAGGCCCGGATCCTGACCGGTACGACGCTGGGCATCGTCCGCAGGCAACTGGACGCGCTCGGCATCGGCCAGCGGGTCGCCCCGGTCACCCCCGCCGACCTGCCCGCCCTCGCCGGTGCGGCCGTCATGAACTCCTGGACCCCCGGCATCCCCGTCCACCGCATCGGTCCCACCGGACTGCCCGCCGCGCCCCGGTTCCTGGAGACCCTGCACCGGGCGTACGAGGCCGAACCGCTCACCGCCCTCTGA
- a CDS encoding MerR family transcriptional regulator — MLIGELSRRTGVSARSLRYYEAQGLLAARRGTNGYRSYDDDAVLTVAKIRTLLRAGLSTEVIREVLPCAGGEQPGFDWCAELREILDGELAAMDEQIDALRRSRGALVGLLGER; from the coding sequence ATGCTGATCGGGGAGTTGTCGCGGCGGACGGGCGTCAGCGCACGGTCGTTGCGCTACTACGAGGCGCAGGGGCTGCTGGCGGCCCGGCGCGGGACGAACGGCTACCGCTCCTACGACGACGACGCGGTCCTCACCGTGGCGAAGATCCGCACGCTGCTGCGGGCCGGGCTGTCCACCGAGGTGATCCGTGAGGTGCTGCCGTGCGCCGGGGGTGAGCAGCCGGGGTTCGACTGGTGTGCGGAGCTGCGGGAGATCCTGGACGGGGAGCTGGCGGCGATGGACGAGCAGATCGACGCGTTGCGGCGCAGCCGGGGGGCGTTGGTGGGGTTGCTGGGCGAGCGGTGA
- a CDS encoding PucR family transcriptional regulator — protein sequence MESHSGITVQRALELPGLRAGLPEVVAGADRLNRTVRWVHAGEVPNIASLLKGGELLLTTGLGLGARPAEQRAFVRRLADRGIAALVVELGPRFGRLPASIVDAARAAGLPLVQLHREVPFVAVTEEVHTEIVNGHYALLQQAEEVHRRATRALLDGGGVPQVLGILADFTANPVFLETPDGRLLYAASTGTGPVGADPLQVWEGMRGDRAARESPPTGALLVDVPGGGPETGSVRARLVLLAVAGPLATVHRMAAERAAGLLAVVLMQARQEEELAARGRGDFLTDLAEGRIAPEDAPAQARVLGFRPGETPLLPVVMRLAPELSPSGNWALLARAVLEELASVGVPVLLGVRPVEGRVPLLLGLRSESERTAVADRVAAALRAGVERAGLDRAGSQQPVVVVGVAGGWAAAGAGLRHASETATAAQGLDDRPWYDARRLDIDLLLWRLRDHPDLSAFVNRAIGPLREHDRTSRPPLLPTLQAYLAHAGRKAETARELHLNRQTLYNRLARIGELLGTDLDDPQTVLALSLALRARRHTT from the coding sequence GTGGAGAGCCACAGCGGAATCACCGTGCAGCGGGCGCTGGAGCTGCCGGGGCTGCGCGCCGGGCTCCCGGAGGTGGTGGCCGGCGCCGACCGGCTGAACCGTACGGTGCGCTGGGTGCACGCGGGCGAGGTCCCGAACATCGCCTCGCTCCTCAAGGGCGGCGAGCTGCTCCTGACGACCGGTCTCGGCCTGGGCGCCCGCCCCGCCGAACAGCGCGCCTTCGTCCGCCGCCTCGCCGACCGGGGCATCGCGGCCCTGGTGGTGGAGCTGGGTCCGCGCTTCGGCCGGCTGCCCGCCTCCATCGTGGACGCCGCCCGCGCGGCCGGTCTTCCGCTGGTCCAGCTGCACCGCGAGGTGCCGTTCGTCGCGGTGACCGAGGAGGTGCACACCGAGATCGTCAACGGGCACTACGCGCTGCTCCAGCAGGCGGAGGAGGTGCACCGGCGCGCCACCCGGGCACTGCTCGACGGGGGCGGGGTGCCGCAGGTCCTCGGGATCCTCGCCGACTTCACCGCCAATCCGGTCTTCCTGGAGACCCCCGACGGCCGGCTCCTGTACGCGGCGTCCACCGGGACCGGCCCGGTCGGCGCGGACCCGCTCCAGGTCTGGGAGGGCATGCGCGGCGACCGGGCGGCCCGGGAGTCCCCGCCGACCGGTGCGTTGCTGGTGGACGTGCCCGGCGGCGGGCCCGAGACCGGTTCGGTACGGGCGCGGCTGGTGCTGCTCGCGGTGGCCGGGCCGCTGGCGACCGTGCACCGGATGGCGGCGGAGCGTGCGGCGGGCCTCCTCGCGGTCGTGCTGATGCAGGCCCGGCAGGAGGAGGAGCTGGCGGCCCGGGGCCGGGGCGACTTCCTGACCGACCTGGCGGAGGGCCGGATCGCCCCGGAGGACGCCCCCGCCCAGGCCCGGGTGCTCGGCTTCCGCCCCGGTGAGACCCCGCTCCTCCCGGTCGTGATGCGGCTGGCCCCCGAGCTGTCCCCGTCGGGCAACTGGGCGCTGCTGGCCCGTGCGGTCCTGGAGGAGCTGGCCTCGGTCGGGGTGCCGGTGCTGCTCGGCGTACGGCCCGTGGAGGGGCGGGTTCCGCTGCTGCTGGGGCTGCGGTCGGAGAGCGAGCGCACGGCGGTCGCGGACCGGGTGGCGGCGGCGCTGCGGGCGGGCGTGGAGCGGGCCGGTCTCGACCGGGCCGGATCGCAGCAGCCGGTGGTCGTGGTCGGCGTCGCGGGCGGCTGGGCTGCGGCGGGCGCCGGGCTGCGGCATGCGTCGGAGACGGCGACGGCCGCGCAGGGCCTCGACGACCGGCCCTGGTACGACGCCCGGCGGCTCGACATCGATCTGCTGCTGTGGCGGCTGCGGGACCATCCGGATCTGTCGGCGTTCGTGAACCGGGCGATCGGTCCGCTGCGCGAGCACGACCGCACCTCGCGCCCGCCGTTGCTGCCGACGCTCCAGGCCTATCTGGCGCACGCGGGCCGCAAGGCGGAGACCGCCCGCGAGCTGCACCTCAACCGCCAGACCCTCTACAACCGCCTCGCCCGGATCGGCGAGCTGCTGGGCACGGACCTGGACGACCCGCAGACGGTGCTCGCCCTGAGCCTGGCGCTACGCGCCCGCCGCCACACGACCTGA
- a CDS encoding glycosyltransferase family 4 protein produces MSQLRTVQVLGGGSAGSSAHVGSLAAGLAARGVQVTVCAPAAVDRAHDFTATGARFLPVPRRSDPAAVAALRAACTGADVVHAHGLHAAARTALALSGRPVPLVMTWHTRRYAEGARRQILHLLERRAARAAAVVLAPSSDLVDRARARGARDARLAPAAAPPAHPVRAVDEGKVRAELGAVDRPLLMAAGSLVPQHGFGTLLDAAHAWRRLDPAPLLVIAGEGRDREALQRRIRDEELPVSLIGAREGVGELVAAADLALLPSRWEGRRSPLAQEALRSGVPLVATAVGGVPELVGGAAELVPYGNADALARTVVRLLGDPAARTRLAEAGRVQAAGWPTEDDTIAHVLSVYDELTQPLATGRGR; encoded by the coding sequence GTGTCACAGCTGCGTACGGTCCAAGTCCTGGGCGGCGGCAGTGCGGGCAGCAGCGCGCACGTCGGTTCGCTGGCCGCCGGGCTGGCGGCGCGCGGGGTGCAGGTGACCGTCTGCGCGCCGGCCGCCGTGGACCGCGCCCACGACTTCACGGCGACCGGAGCCCGCTTCCTGCCGGTGCCCCGGCGCAGCGACCCGGCCGCCGTCGCCGCTTTGCGGGCCGCCTGCACAGGGGCGGACGTCGTCCACGCCCACGGTCTCCACGCGGCAGCCCGCACCGCCCTCGCGCTGAGCGGACGCCCTGTGCCCCTCGTGATGACCTGGCACACCCGGCGGTACGCGGAAGGCGCCCGCCGCCAGATCCTCCACCTGCTGGAACGGCGCGCCGCACGGGCGGCGGCCGTGGTCCTCGCCCCCTCGTCCGACCTGGTGGACCGGGCCCGGGCGCGGGGAGCCCGCGATGCCCGGCTCGCCCCCGCCGCCGCCCCGCCCGCGCACCCGGTCCGAGCTGTCGACGAGGGCAAGGTGCGGGCCGAACTGGGAGCGGTGGACCGGCCGTTGCTGATGGCCGCCGGCAGTCTCGTACCGCAGCACGGCTTCGGCACCCTGCTGGACGCGGCCCACGCCTGGCGGCGGCTGGACCCCGCGCCGCTGCTCGTCATCGCGGGGGAGGGGCGTGACCGGGAGGCCCTGCAACGACGGATCAGGGACGAGGAGTTGCCCGTTTCCCTCATCGGGGCGCGCGAAGGTGTGGGGGAGTTGGTCGCCGCAGCGGATCTGGCCCTTCTGCCGAGCCGGTGGGAGGGCCGCCGCTCCCCGCTGGCGCAGGAGGCGCTGCGGTCCGGGGTGCCACTGGTGGCCACGGCGGTCGGTGGTGTGCCCGAACTGGTCGGTGGAGCAGCTGAGTTGGTGCCGTACGGCAACGCCGATGCCCTCGCCCGTACGGTCGTGAGGCTGCTCGGGGACCCGGCGGCGCGGACCCGGCTCGCCGAGGCCGGGCGGGTGCAGGCGGCGGGCTGGCCCACCGAGGACGACACGATCGCCCATGTGCTCAGCGTCTACGACGAGCTGACGCAGCCGCTGGCGACGGGACGCGGCCGCTGA